In Rosa chinensis cultivar Old Blush chromosome 1, RchiOBHm-V2, whole genome shotgun sequence, a genomic segment contains:
- the LOC112189303 gene encoding putative disease resistance RPP13-like protein 1 gives MALFRGHKASLSKYTTSPHPYSYHVFLSFRGEDTRKNFTDHLYTALVNAGFHTFRDDPELERGENIKEKLGKAIQQSQSSVIVFSKDYTSSRWCLDELVMILERKRTSDHVVLPVFYDVDPSQVRKQAEALAKVPKYQENQSSERLNGWRAALREVADLAGMVLENEADGHESKFIQNIIRVIQDKLGRRVPLTEVQEVLQKKLLFINPVLDDAEGKQLNNPTVMAWLNELKDAVYDTEDLLQEIKTEVLRRKMEPESGTSTSKVQDLISTPPSHVFDLALICPRVEEVLNRLDSIMEQRRDVLGIEASAGYSASQTIPSTSLVEEFGVYGRDDEKETLMKLLLSDDQSGNKISVIPVVGMGGIGKTTLAQFLYNDDRVKRHFDLQAWACVSEKFDVLRISQQIYESVTSDACFIMNLDLLQSKLKAALMGKRIFLVLDDLWNKNYTEWDVLRRPFQFGAHGSKIIVTTRNQDVACMVCTLEAHRLRPMSEEDGWLLFEKHAFKNAGVGAYLHLEEIGRQIVRKCNGLPLAIKSLGGLLCSKLTVGEWESILNSEMWELPQEESDILPSLWLSYKHLPAHLKCCFAYCSIFPKNYAFETSKLVLLWKAVDLLQPNKNKMAEETGKDYINDLYSRSFFQFSSREGHQTFTMHDLINDLANFVSTEFFFRWEGSDSANILSKTRHFSYMLEYYDEADGLEMFEALQQAKSLRTFLPLQCSSYERSKLLGKGLELLSKLQYLRALTLSGHDTEELPDSINNLKQLRYLDLSSTPIKKLPDRICTLYNLQVLLLSHCSALTELPANLGRLINLSHLDTFATKRLKKMPPLMGDLKDLQILTVFVVDKHTARDNLLELKKLQNLRRGLCISGLGDVVHGSALEAHILRDKKFLSVLVLNWGGRHVSELGNNTVDDIEVLEKLQPHPNLERLTVRDYGGRFFPGWSGYYTSLLPRKALVYLELVDCVNCVSLPPLGQLPCLRELDISGLHGVLSIGSEFYYGDKTSANKPFSSLQSLRFYDMSGWQEWCHVGGEEDEGGVFPSLIYLDVSDCPNLSGRLALDSFPMLKEVDLIRTNLSLVTRSRDSKLSLNQLRLQSCSNIVAFPAGGLHAPNLTEIEIRRCEKLGSLPEQMETLLPSLVSLCLWDCPELECFPEAGFPSKLKSLIIMECKKLNAKSMQNMNKVLRRLTYLEDLRLDFDCDEECEKVDWFSEGLLPSTLDYLLIHRLKCEAIDGAKWFGHLNSLRSLEISDCSSLRCLPDCGLPSSLTQLFIHGCPLLEKRCQRETGEDWPKIVHISMILIDWHTI, from the exons ATGGCTCTGTTCCGAGGTCACAAGGCCTCCCTTTCCAAATATACTACCTCTCCTCATCCATATAGCtatcatgtgttcttgagttTTAGAGGTGAGGACACCCGAAAGAACTTCACTGATCACCTCTACACAGCCCTTGTCAACGccggatttcatactttccggGATGACCCTGAACTCGAAAGAGGTGAAAATATCAAGGAAAAGCTTGGGAAAGCCATTCAACAGTCACAAAGTTCTGTCATTGTGTTTTCGAAAGACTACACCTCTTCCAGATGGTGTCTGGACGAGcttgtgatgatccttgaacgCAAGAGGACCTCCGATCATGTTGTTTTACCAGTCTTCTACGACGTTGATCCATCTCAAGTGAGGAAGCAGGCAGAAGCTCTTGCAAAGGTTCCTAAATACCAAGAAAATCAATCGTCGGAGAGGTTGAATGGATGGCGGGCAGCACTTAGAGAAGTCGCAGATCTAGCTGGAATGGTTTTAGAAAATGAAGCTGACGG GCACGAAtcaaagttcatccaaaatatcaTTAGAGTGATCCAAGACAAACTAGGTCGTCGTGTGCCCCTGACCGAAGTCCAGGAGGTGTTACAGAAGAAGTTGTTGTTTATTAACCCTGTTCTCGATGACGCCGAGGGGAAGCAACTGAACAACCCAACAGTGATGGCATGGCTCAATGAGCTTAAAGACGCAGTCTATGATACTGAGGACCTATTGCAGGAGATCAAGACAGAAGTATTAAGGCGAAAGATGGAACCTGAATCTGGAACTAGCACGAGTAAGGTACAAGATCTGATCTCTACTCCTCCATCTCATGTTTTTGACTTGGCATTAATATGCCCCAGGGTAGAGGAAGTTCTTAATAGACTAGACTCCATTATGGAGCAGAGAAGAGATGTCTTGGGTATAGAAGCAAGTGCTGGATACAGTGCATCACAAACAATACCGTCAACTTCTTTGGTCGAAGAGTTTGGTGTGTATGGCAGGGATGATGAGAAGGAGACACTAATGAAATTGTTGCTATCAGACGATCAGAGTGGCAATAAGATAAGTGTGATTCCTGTTGTGGGGATGGGTGGGATTGGAAAGACCACCCTTGCCCAGTTTTTATACAATGATGACAGAGTCAAACGGCATTTTGACCTCCAAGCATGGGCATGTGTTTCTGAAAAATTTGATGTCCTTCGGATCTCACAACAAATTTATGAGTCCGTTACTTCAGATGCTTGCTTCATTATGAACTTAGATCTGCTTCAGTCAAAATTGAAGGCTGCTTTGATGGGGAAAAGGATTTTCCTTGTTCTTGATGACTTGTGGAATAAAAATTACACTGAATGGGATGTTTTAAGGCGTCCATTTCAATTTGGAGCACATGGAAGTAAGATTATTGTCACAACACGCAATCAAGATGTTGCATGCATGGTGTGTACTCTTGAAGCTCACCGTCTCAGGCCGATGTCTGAGGAAGATGGCTGGTTGCTATTTGAAAAACATGCCTTCAAAAATGCAGGTGTTGGTGCATACTTACATCTTGAAGAAATCGGTAGACAAATTGTTCGAAAGTGCAATGGTCTTCCTTTGGCTATTAAGTCTCTTGGGGGTCTCTTATGTTCTAAATTAACCGTGGGGGAATGGGAGAGTATATTGAACAGTGAGATGTGGGAGTTGCCACAGGAGGAGAGTGACATTCTGCCATCTCTTTGGTTGAGCTATAAGCATCTGCCTGCACATCTCAAGTGTTGTTTTGCGTATTGTTCGATATTTCCCAAGAACTATGCGTTCGAAACATCAAAATTGGTTTTGTTGTGGAAGGCTGTAGATCTATTGCAacctaacaaaaacaaaatggcAGAAGAAACCGGAAAAGACTACATCAATGATCTATACTCAAggtctttttttcaattttcatcaaGAGAGGGTCATCAAACTTTCACCATGCATGACCTTATAAATGATTTAGCAAACTTTGTATccacagaatttttttttaggtgGGAGGGCAGTGATTCAGCCAACATTTTGAGCAAGACTCGTCATTTTTCATATATGCTGGAATATTATGATGAGGCTGATGGCTTAGAGATGTTTGAGGCTTTACAGCAAGCTAAAAGTTTGCGCACCTTTCTACCATTACAATGTTCAAGTTATGAGAGGTCGAAACTGTTGGGGAAAGGACTTGAGTTATTGTCAAAATTACAATATTTAAGAGCGCTCACGTTATCAGGGCACGATACTGAAGAATTGCCTGATTCAATTAACAACTTGAAACAACTTAGGTACTTGGACTTGTCTTCGACACCAATCAAAAAGTTACCTGATAGAATTTGTACTCTGTATAACTTGCAAGTGTTGTTGTTGTCACATTGTTCTGCTCTTACTGAACTGCCAGCCAACTTGGGAAGATTGATCAACTTGAGCCATCTGGATACTTTTGCTACAAAAAGGTTAAAGAAGATGCCCCCTCTTATGGGCGATTTGAAAGACCTCCAGATTTTAACCGTATTTGTGGTAGACAAGCACACTGCAAGGGATAATTTGCTAGAGTTGAAGAAGCTTCAAAATTTGCGCAGAGGACTTTGTATTTCAGGGCTTGGTGATGTCGTGCATGGCAGCGCTTTGGAGGCCCACATTCTGAGGGACAAGAAGTTTCTTAGTGTTCTAGTTTTGAATTGGGGAGGAAGGCATGTTAGTGAACTAGGCAATAATACTGTAGACGATATAGAAGTGCTTGAGAAGCTCCAACCTCACCCAAACCTAGAAAGGCTTACAGTTAGAGATTATGGAGGCAGATTCTTTCCAGGTTGGTCAGGATATTATACTTCCTTGCTACCAAGAAAAGCTCTAGTTTATCTTGAGCTTGTTGATTGTGTGAATTGTGTCTCCTTGCCACCATTGGGACAGCTACCTTGCCTCAGAGAGCTTGATATTTCTGGGTTACATGGAGTGCTGTCCATTGGTTCCGAGTTTTATTATGGTGACAAAACTAGTGCAAACAAACCATTTAGCTCTCTACAATCATTGAGATTCTATGATATGAGCGGGTGGCAAGAATGGTGTCATGTTGGAGGTGAGGAGGATGAAGGTGGGGTTTTTCCTAGTCTTATTTACCTTGATGTATCAGACTGTCCTAATCTTTCCGGGAGATTAGCGTTAGACAGCTTCCCGATGCTAAAAGAGGTCGACTTGATCAGGACTAACCTATCCCTAGTCACCAGGTCACGGGACTCTAAATTATCCCTGAACCAGTTGCGATTACAGTCGTGCTCAAATATTGTAGCTTTTCCAGCTGGAGGGTTACACGCACCCAACTTGACGGAAATAGAAATCAGACGATGTGAGAAATTGGGTTCGTTGCCGGAACAAATGGAGACCCTTCTCCCATCTCTTGTGTCTTTGTGTTTATGGGATTGCCCAGAACTGGAATGTTTTCCGGAAGCGGGATTCCCGTCAAAGTTAAAATCACTTATCATCATGGAATGTAAAAAACTGAATGCAAAGAGTATGCAGAATATGAACAAAGTTCTCCGAAGACTGACCTATCTTGAAGACCTGAGACTTGACTTCGACTGCGACGAAGAATGTGAAAAGGTAGATTGGTTTTCGGAGGGCCTGTTGCCCAGCACTCTCGATTACCTCCTGATCCACCGTCTCAAGTGTGAGGCCATCGACGGCGCCAAATGGTTTGGCCATCTCAACTCTCTTCGAAGCTTGGAGATTAGCGACTGCTCTTCGCTCCGGTGCTTGCCAGATTGTGGGTTACCCTCGTCTCTTACTCAACTATTTATCCATGGATGTCCTTTGCTTGAAAAACGGTGCCAAAGAGAGACAGGTGAAGATTGGCCCAAGATTGTTCACATCTCTATGATATTGATTGATTGGCATACGATATGA
- the LOC112202252 gene encoding subtilisin-like protease SBT4.3 — protein MAKHGAILFSYVFPSLILTLNFFLCKAIDENRKVHIVYLGSLPDNEVYSPLSHHLGLLEKVVESNSATNFLTRSYKRSFNGFAAKLTDRERERLANMKEVVSVFPNRILHPHTTRSWDFIGFNEKTKRNASVESDTIIGVIDSGIWPESESFKDDGFGPPPKKWKGACEGGKNFTCNKKLIGARFYAPYLKDARDQIGHGTHTASTAAGNVVKDVSFYGLAQGTARGGVPSARIAAYKVCDAFGCPTENILAAFDDAIADGVDIITISIGNVQAALLQHDPIAIGAFHAMTKGILTSNSAGNTGPDDSSVVSVAPWILAVAASSTDRRIIDNVVLENGTTLVGATVNTFTLNGRSFPLIYGKDASSQCSESKAESCTEGCLDSDLVKGKVVLCDEPFGVYEANSSGAVGSILRFDWDDVSPIVPFPATGFTYEEHSLIKLYMNSTKDARVNILKSEVKRDTTAPVVASFSSRGPNSILPEIIKPDISAPGVTILAAFSPAGVLTRSLEDTRHVNYSILSGTSMSCPHAAGAAAYVKEFHPDWSPAAIKSSLMTTAIPMNVTDNSRAAGEFAYGSGHINPVKAIDPGLVYEASKEDYIKLLCLVLNQTDVRLISGDNNTCSTGPDKGSLQDHNYPSLAAVVVPNKSFSLNFHRTVKNVGLANSTYNATVFANSTEVDIKVVPQVLSFKSLEEEKTFNVTVAGKGLSNEAQSHVSASLVWSDGIHSVRSPIVIYKKL, from the coding sequence ATGGCTAAGCATGGAGCTATCCTATTTTCTTATGTTTTCCCCAGTCTTATACTTACCTTGAACTTCTTCCTGTGCAAAGCCATTGATGAAAACAGAAAGGTCCATATTGTGTACCTGGGTTCACTTCCTGATAATGAGGTGTACTCACCATTGTCTCACCACCTTGGTCTACTTGAAAAAGTTGTCGAGAGCAACTCCGCTACAAATTTCTTGACAAGAAGTTACAAAAGGAGTTTCAATGGATTTGCTGCAAAGCTCACTGACCGCGAAAGGGAAAGGCTTGCTAACATGAAGGAAGTAGTCTCTGTCTTTCCGAACAGAATTCTCCATCCTCATACAACAAGATCTTGGGACTTTATCGGTTTCAATGAGAAAACCAAACGGAATGCTAGTGTTGAGAGTGATACCATTATTGGTGTCATTGACTCTGGAATCTGGCCTGAATCAGAGAGCTTTAAAGATGATGGTTTTGGTCCTCCTCCCAAGAAGTGGAAAGGTGCTTGTGAAGGTGGCAAAAATTTCACTTGCAACAAGAAGCTGATTGGAGCTCGGTTTTATGCTCCGTACTTAAAGGATGCAAGGGATCAAATAGGCCATGGAACCCACACAGCCTCAACTGCAGCAGGAAACGTTGTAAAGGATGTGAGCTTTTACGGACTGGCACAAGGTACTGCAAGAGGAGGGGTTCCCTCAGCCAGAATTGCTGCGTATAAAGTCTGTGATGCTTTTGGGTGTCCTACAGAGAATATCTTGGCTGCTTTTGACGATGCTATTGCCGATGGAGTTGATAtcattacaatttcaataggaaATGTGCAAGCAGCTTTATTACAGCATGATCCTATTGCTATTGGTGCTTTTCATGCAATGACAAAGGGGATACTTACATCAAATTCTGCAGGCAACACTGGTCCTGATGATTCAAGTGTTGTAAGTGTAGCACCATGGATACTTGCAGTTGCAGCAAGTAGTACTGATCGTAGAATCATTGACAACGTTGTTCTAGAAAATGGGACGACATTGGTTGGGGCTACAGTGAACACTTTCACATTAAATGGGAGAAGTTTTCCATTGATATATGGAAAAGATGCTTCAAGTCAATGCTCCGAGTCCAAAGCTGAGAGTTGTACAGAAGGCTGCTTAGACAGTGATTTAGTTAAGGGAAAGGTTGTGTTATGTGATGAGCCTTTCGGAGTTTATGAAGCCAATAGTTCTGGAGCAGTAGGCTCGATTCTGAGATTTGATTGGGATGATGTTTCTCCAATTGTACCCTTTCCTGCAACAGGTTTCACCTACGAAGAGCATAGTCTGATCAAGTTGTACATGAACTCCACGAAAGATGCTCGAGTAAACATATTAAAAAGTGAAGTCAAAAGGGATACCACTGCACCTGTTGTTGCTTCCTTCTCTTCACGTGGACCAAATTCAATTCTACCAGAAATTATCAAGCCAGATATAAGCGCCCCAGGTGTAACTATTTTGGCTGCCTTTTCACCTGCTGGTGTACTTACAAGGAGTCTTGAAGACACAAGGCATGTAAATTATAGTATATTATCTGGAACCTCCATGTCCTGCCCTCACGCGGCCGGTGCTGCTGCATATGTTAAAGAATTCCATCCTGATTGGTCTCCAGCAGCCATCAAATCATCTCTTATGACTACAGCTATTCCTATGAATGTTACTGACAATAGCAGAGCCGCTGGTGAATTTGCATATGGATCCGGACATATCAATCCTGTTAAAGCTATAGACCCAGGGCTTGTGTATGAAGCTTCTAAGGAAGACTACATCAAGTTGCTCTGCTTGGTCTTAAACCAGACCGATGTTAGACTTATATCAGGAGATAACAACACTTGCTCTACAGGCCCCGACAAAGGATCTTTACAAGATCACAATTACCCTTCACTAGCAGCCGTTGTCGTACCAAACAAATCCTTTTCGTTAAATTTTCACAGAACAGTGAAGAATGTTGGCCTTGCAAACTCCACTTACAATGCTACAGTATTCGCCAACTCTACTGAAGTTGACATCAAAGTGGTGCCTCAAGTTCTTTCCTTCAAGTCATTGGAAGAGGAGAAGACCTTTAATGTGACCGTTGCTGGAAAAGGTTTGTCCAATGAAGCACAATCACATGTGTCTGCATCGTTGGTGTGGTCTGATGGAATTCATAGCGTTAGAAGTCCAATTGTTATCTACAAAAAACTATAA